The segment TCATCTAAAATATCTCTAATAGATTTTGCAGTATCGGTTTCTTCCCATTTCAACTCTGGATTTTTATGTAAATTATGTCTAAAATCTATTGCAAAGTTTACAACTTCTTCAAATTTTTTTAACATAAATTCTCCTTTTTTATCTTATTCAAGTACATTGGTTAATTCATTTAAAGTATCTAAATGATTAAGCATTGAATCATCACAATTGATATAAATATCTTGTTTACCTATGATATAACTTTTACCTGAAATTTTGTTGTTAATAACATTGTAGTTTTTTTGTTTTTCAACACTTTCAAAAACTCCAATAAATTTTGTATCTCTTAAGGAAATAGTTTCTAATTTATCTCCTTGTTTTATTTTGTTTTCATAATATAAATATGCAAGTCTAGCTGAAGTTCCTGTTCCTGTTGTACTTCTACAAATAACCCTAGGGTGTACATAAGTAGTTGAAGGGGAACTATAAAAACCTTCCTCTTTTTTTGTAAGGTCACCCATAAAATGTAAAAAAGGAACAGGTCCTACATCACCTAAACTATAATGTTTAAAACTCTCTTTTTTTCTAATTGCTTCAATTATCATATATGCAGTTTTAGACAATTCTTCCTCTTCACTCTTATTTAATTTAAAACCAAATTGAGAAGCTTCAACTAAAACATAAAACCCACCACTATAAGCTATTGAATAAGTAACTTCTCCTAAATTTGGTACCTCAATTATCTGTTTATAAGAGTGAATATAACTTGGTAACCCTTGACAAGTTACAGATTCAACAATACCATTTACAATATTTGCTTCAATATCAACTAAACCTGCTGGGGATTCAAGTTTAAAACTTATAATCCCCTCTTTTTTAGCTACTAAGCCTTTTTCAATAACTGCAGTTGCAGTACATAAAGTATTAGAACCTGAATAAATAGGATATCCCATAACCTCCATTATAATATATCCTGCAACTGCTTCTCTTTGGGATGATGGAACTATTAAGTCAATTGACATTTCCGGAACGCCATAGGGTTCAAAAAGTAATGTTTTTCTTAAACCATCTCCATGTTTTTGTAAATATTCCATTTTTTCTCTTACTGTTTTTCCCGGAAGATTTTTTACTCCAGAAAAAACAATTCTACTTACATCTCCTCCAGCATGGGTATCAATTAAACCTATTTTATGAAATTTTGAATTCATAAAGAATCCTTTAGAGCAAACTCTTTCCCATATTCATCCCATTTTGAATCAGGAACTACAACAACTTTTCCAAGATAGTTATTTGACCTATTTGCAAAATACTCTTCACATTTATGAAGGTTGGAAAGCTTAAATGTTGCATGAAGCATAGGTTTTAATTTACCCTCTCTAATCCATTTCATTAATTGTTTTACTTCATTTCTAGTTCCATGGGAAACACCATGAATCTCTATTTGATATAGATATATTTTTGACCACATAATTTGTGTTATATTATCTCCACTTGCCCCTGCAATACTAAGTCTTGGATAATCATCTTTGTTTTTCATATCTGTAATCATACAGTCTAAAAAAACATTTGTGTAATCTCCACCAACCATATCCATAACTGCATCAATGGCTTTCCCATTTGTTGCTTCTAAAACTCTTTGGTTTAAACTATTTATATCAGCCCTATCAATTACTTTTTCGGCTCCTATTTTTAAAAGTTGAGCCTCTTTTTCTTTACTACTTAAGGCATAAGGAATTGCTCCTAAGATTCTACACATTTGAATTAAAGCAGTTCCAACTCCACCACTTGCCCCAGAAACTAATACTAAATCCCCCTCTTTTACCCTAGAAGCATTTAACATTCTAAGTCCAGTTTGATATGAACACATACCTAAACTTGCAAGTTGGGCATCACTTATATCTAAATTTGACATATTATAAAAATTTTCATCTGGAACTACTACATATTCAGCAAAACCTCCATTACATCCATGACCTATATAATCAGGGGTTAAATTTAGATTATCATTTTTTTCAGGGTCTAAATAGATATTAAAATCAATTAAACCTTTTTTTCCAATTCTACTAGTTGAAACTCCAAACCCAACCTCTACTATAGTTCCTACTATATCTGCACCTTGAATTCTAGGAAATGTAAAAGTATTATTCCCACTCATATCAAAGGAAGTAATTTCATCTTTATTTTTATCATCCACCCCATAAACACCAATTCTAGCTTTTCTATCGGTGTTGTTTTTGGCAGTTGCGTGAACCTCAACTAATACCTCGCCTTTTTTTGGTTTTGGTATTGCAACATCTTTGTACTCTATTTTATTAATATCACCATGTCCTGTTAAAACCATAGCTTTCATTGTTTTATTTTTCATTTTTTTGTCCAATTAAGAATTTATTTAAATTATTTATAAAATATTGCAGGATTAAAAACTTTAATCCTTATAATATGGACGAATAAGCTACCTTTGAATAGACTCTATTAAAACAATAGATACTATTGATTTTTCTGATATCAAATAAAATCATCATATAACCATTACTGGGATTTTTGAAAGACCTGTAACTTTATGTGAAACTCCACCTAAAAGATAACCACTTAAATCCCCTCTTCCTTGCTTTCCAATTACAATTAAATCGACATCCTCTTCTTTTATAAAATCTAAAATCTCTTTTGCTACTTGTCCAACTCTAATAAAACCTCTTACTCTATGTTTCTCTAGTCCATATTCAATAGCAACCTCTTTTGCCTTTGCAACTAACTCTTTTGCATAAGCTCTCATAACCTCATCTAAATTTGCAGCTTCATCATCTATTTGGCGTGGCAGCATTGATAAAGAAGCCTCAGTAAAACTGTGATGTCTAAAAACTGACAATATATTTATTTGAGTTTGGTCATTTTCCATAGCCATTTTACAAGCTAAATCTAAAGCTTTATTAGCTTGCCCTGAGCCATCAGTTGGTACTAATATTTTTTTAAACATGACATCTCCTTTTTACTTAAAAATTATTCTATAACTTGTGCACCAAAACCAAATAGGTTTTGAAAATAGTCAATCACACTTAAATCCCTAAAGGCAACATCCCTTAAAAACAGTGCAATATCTGGGAAAAAGAT is part of the Arcobacter arenosus genome and harbors:
- a CDS encoding proline racemase family protein — its product is MNSKFHKIGLIDTHAGGDVSRIVFSGVKNLPGKTVREKMEYLQKHGDGLRKTLLFEPYGVPEMSIDLIVPSSQREAVAGYIIMEVMGYPIYSGSNTLCTATAVIEKGLVAKKEGIISFKLESPAGLVDIEANIVNGIVESVTCQGLPSYIHSYKQIIEVPNLGEVTYSIAYSGGFYVLVEASQFGFKLNKSEEEELSKTAYMIIEAIRKKESFKHYSLGDVGPVPFLHFMGDLTKKEEGFYSSPSTTYVHPRVICRSTTGTGTSARLAYLYYENKIKQGDKLETISLRDTKFIGVFESVEKQKNYNVINNKISGKSYIIGKQDIYINCDDSMLNHLDTLNELTNVLE
- a CDS encoding zinc-binding dehydrogenase, with the protein product MKNKTMKAMVLTGHGDINKIEYKDVAIPKPKKGEVLVEVHATAKNNTDRKARIGVYGVDDKNKDEITSFDMSGNNTFTFPRIQGADIVGTIVEVGFGVSTSRIGKKGLIDFNIYLDPEKNDNLNLTPDYIGHGCNGGFAEYVVVPDENFYNMSNLDISDAQLASLGMCSYQTGLRMLNASRVKEGDLVLVSGASGGVGTALIQMCRILGAIPYALSSKEKEAQLLKIGAEKVIDRADINSLNQRVLEATNGKAIDAVMDMVGGDYTNVFLDCMITDMKNKDDYPRLSIAGASGDNITQIMWSKIYLYQIEIHGVSHGTRNEVKQLMKWIREGKLKPMLHATFKLSNLHKCEEYFANRSNNYLGKVVVVPDSKWDEYGKEFALKDSL
- a CDS encoding universal stress protein, giving the protein MFKKILVPTDGSGQANKALDLACKMAMENDQTQINILSVFRHHSFTEASLSMLPRQIDDEAANLDEVMRAYAKELVAKAKEVAIEYGLEKHRVRGFIRVGQVAKEILDFIKEEDVDLIVIGKQGRGDLSGYLLGGVSHKVTGLSKIPVMVI